In the Sarcophilus harrisii chromosome 3, mSarHar1.11, whole genome shotgun sequence genome, one interval contains:
- the DDOST gene encoding dolichyl-diphosphooligosaccharide--protein glycosyltransferase 48 kDa subunit has protein sequence MEAGPMSAARRPRGALACRRAPSLLLLLLLQLLGLGAASASAGSRRTLVLLENVNLRETHSLFFRSLADRGFDLTYRTADDPSLSLIKYGEFLYDNLIIFSPSVEDFGGNINVETISSFIDGGGSVLVAASSDIGDPLRELGSECGIEFDEEKTAVIDHHNYDISDPGEHTLIVADTENLLKAPTIVGRTSLNPILFRGVGMVADPDNPLVLDILTGSSTSYSFFPDKPITQYPHAVGKNTLLIAGLQARNNARVIFSGSLDFFSDAFFNSAVQKASPGSQRYSQTGNYELAVALSRWVFKEEGVLRVGAVSHHRVGEKAPPNAYTVTDLVEYSIVIEKLSEGKWVPFDGDDIQLEFVRIDPFVRTFLKRKGGKYSVQFKLPDVYGVFQFKVDYNRLGYTHLYSSTQVSVRPLQHTQYERFIPSAFPYYASAFSMMVGLFLFSAVFLHMKEKEKSD, from the exons ATGGAGGCCGGCCCCATGTCGGCCGCTCGCCGGCCCCGCGGCGCCCTCGCCTGCAGGCGGGCTCCGAGTCTGCTCCTCCTGCTCCTGCTGCAGCTGCTGGGCCTCGGCGCCGCCAGCGCCAGCGCCGGATCCCGCCGCACTCTCGTGCTGCTGGAGAACGTCAACTTGCGCGAGACCCACTCGCTGTTCTTCCGGAGCTTAGCGG ACCGCGGCTTCGACCTCACCTACAGGACCGCTGACGACCCCAGCCTTTCCCTCATTAAGTACGGGGAGTTCCTGTACGACAATCTCATCATCTTCTCTCCTTCTGTGGAAG ATTTTGGAGGCAACATTAATGTAGAGACCATCAGTTCTTTTATCGACGGAGGCGGCAGTGTCCTGGTAGCTGCCAGCTCGGACATCG GCGACCCACTGAGGGAGCTGGGAAGTGAGTGTGGGATTGAATTTGATGAGGAGAAAACAGCTGTTATTGACCATCATAACTATGACATCTCTGACCCTGGAGAG CACACACTCATTGTGGCAGACACCGAAAATCTCCTCAAGGCCCCAACCATTGTAGGAAGAACATCCCTTAATCCCATCCTGTTTCGGGGTGTTGG gaTGGTTGCTGATCCCGATAACCCTCTGGTGCTGGATATTCTGACAGGCTCTTCTACTTCATATTCCTTTTTCCCTGATAAACCCATCACACAG TATCCCCACGCAGTGGGGAAGAACACCCTCCTGATTGCAGGACTCCAGGCTCGGAATAACGCCCGAGTCATCTTCAGCGGGTCCTTGGACTTCTTCAGTGATGCTTTCTTTAATTCTGCAGTGCAAAAAGCCAGCCCTGGCTCCCAGAG GTACTCCCAAACAGGCAACTATGAGTTGGCAGTTGCCTTGTCCAGATGGGTGTTCAAGGAGGAGGGTGTCCTTCGGGTAGGGGCTGTGTCTCATCATCGTGTAGGAGAGAAGGCCCCACCCAATGCTTATACCGTAACAGACCTGGTG GAGTACAGCATTGTGATTGAGAAGCTTTCAGAAGGCAAGTGGGTCCCCTTTGATGGGGATGACATTCAGCTGGAGTTTGTCCGGATTGATCCATTTGTGAGGACTTTCTTGAAGAGGAAAG GTGGCAAATACAGTGTCCAATTCAAGCTACCAGATGTCTATGGAGTATTCCAGTTCAAAGTGGATTATAACCGGTTGGGCTACACTCACTTATACTCTTCTACTCAG GTGTCTGTGCGCCCCCTCCAGCACACACAGTATGAGCGATTCATCCCCTCAGCTTTCCCTTATTACGCAAGTGCTTTCTCCATGATGGTTGGGCTCTTCCTCTTTAGTGCTGTCTTTTTACAcatgaaggagaaggaaaaatctgATTGA
- the PINK1 gene encoding serine/threonine-protein kinase PINK1, mitochondrial, with amino-acid sequence MALRQALGRGLQLGRALLIRFSAKPGPAGGLGRAERPGPAWGLGVRRAPAAEPGPGLGLPSRYRFFRESVAGLAARLQRQLVLRARGAGPPCGRAVFLAFGLGLGLVEEKQAEGQRAASACRDIQEIFTQKNKLLPDPLASRRWQGFRLEEYLIGQFLGKGCNAAVYEAAMPAWPPQQQGPGLLLGPDPATALPAEGEQSTGPKAEAFPLAIKMMWNISAGSSSEAIFSTMSQELVPASHVALSGEYGAAVLRRQERGSKKLAPHPNIIRVLRAFTSSVPLLPGALVDYPDVLPPKLYPSGLGHGRTLFLVMKNYPWTLHQYLQASPPSPRLATMMLLQLLEGVDHLVQQGIAHRDLKSDNILVEFDSAGCPWLVITDFGCCLADESIGLQLPFTSWYVDRGGNSCLMAPEVSTASPGPRVVIDYSKADAWAVGAIAYEIFGLPNPFYGHGGAQLDSRSYCESQLPALPESVPLDVRQLVKALLQRDASKRPSARVAANVLHLSLWGESILAMKNLKSDKMIGWLLHQSAATLLTNRLMEGNRVETKMKMCFLANLEYEVLCQAAFLLRSWRAAP; translated from the exons ATGGCTCTGCGGCAGGCGCTGGGTCGGGGCCTGCAGCTGGGCCGGGCGCTGCTGATACGTTTCTCGGCCAAGCCGGGCCCGGCGGGAGGCCTAGGGCGAGCGGAGCGGCCGGGGCCGGCTTGGGGCCTCGGGGTCCGACGGGCGCCGGCTGCGGAGCCGGGCCCGGGGCTGGGCCTTCCCAGTCGCTACCGCTTCTTCCGAGAGTCGGTGGCCGGGCTGGCGGCGCGCCTGCAGCGTCAACTGGTGCTGCGGGCCCGGGGCGCCGGCCCCCCCTGCGGCCGCGCAGTCTTCTTGGCCTTCGGCCTGGGGCTGGGGCTCGTGGAGGAGAAGCAGGCGGAGGGGCAGCGGGCAGCCTCGGCCTGCCGGGACATCCAG GAAATTTTCACCCAGAAAAACAAGCTTCTTCCTGATCCTCTGGCAAGTAGGCGTTGGCAGGGCTTCCGGCTGGAGGAATACCTCATCGGACAGTTCCTTGGCAAGGGGTGCAATGCTGCAGTGTATGAGGCCGCCATGCCCGCCTGGCCCCCGCAGCAGCAAGGCCCCGGGCTCCTCCTGGGGCCGGATCCTGCCACGGCCCTCCCTGCAGAAGGTGAGCAGAGCACCGGGCCCAAGGCCGAAGCCTTTCCCTTGGCCATCAAGATGATGTGGAACATCTCG GCGGGTTCCTCCAGTGAAGCTATCTTCAGCACCATGAGCCAGGAACTGGTTCCGGCCAGCCACGTGGCCCTGTCTGGGGAGTATGGGGCCGCTGTTCTCAG GAGACAGGAGAGAGGTTCCAAGAAGCTGGCCCCCCACCCCAACATTATCCGAGTGCTCCGGGCCTTCACCTCCTCGGTGCCCCTCCTGCCTGGGGCCCTGGTGGACTACCCTGATGTTCTGCCTCCAAAGCTCTACCCCTCTGGCCTGGGCCATGGGCGGACGCTGTTCCTGGTTATGAAGAA CTACCCCTGGACCCTGCACCAGTACCTGCAGGCGAGCCCTCCAAGCCCCCGCCTCGCCACCATGATGCTCCTGCAGCTGTTGGAAGGAGTGGATCACCTGGTTCAGCAGGGCATCGCACACAGGGACTTAAAGTCAGACAACATCCTCGTGGAATTTGACTCAG CTGGCTGCCCCTGGTTGGTAATAACAGATTTCGGTTGCTGTCTGGCTGATGAGAGCATTGGCCTACAATTGCCTTTCACCAGTTGGTACGTGGACCGGGGAGGAAATAGCTGCTTGATGGCTCCTGAG GTGTCAACAGCTTCTCCTGGTCCCAGGGTGGTGATCGACTACAGCAAAGCCGACGCCTGGGCAGTGGGAGCGATCGCCTATGAGATCTTTGGACTCCCCAATCCCTTCTATGGACATGGTGGAGCCCAGCTGGACAGCCGCAGTTACTGTGAGTCTCAGCTTCCCGCACTGCCTGAGAGTGTGCCCTTGGATGTGAGGCAGCTGGTAAAGGCGCTGCTCCAGAGGGATGCCAGCAAG AGACCATCTGCCCGAGTAGCAGCAAATGTGCTTCACTTAAGCCTCTGGGGTGAAAGTATTTTAGCCATGAAGAATCTGAAATCAGACAAGATGATTGGCTGGCTTCTTCACCAATCAGCTGCCACTCTGCTGACTAATCGGTTGATGGAGGGAAACAGGGTAGAAACCAAAATGAAGATGTGCTTCTTGGCTAACCTGGAGTATGAAGTCCTCTGTCAAGCAGCGTTCCTTCTCCGGTCCTGGAGGGCAGCACCTTGA